The Malus sylvestris chromosome 3, drMalSylv7.2, whole genome shotgun sequence genomic sequence TGCTTGGCAACTGAAGGATTTTACTGATCTGCTATATCTTTCTGCTAGATAATCTAGAAGGAAGATTGCATATGCATACTGCAAGAATATTTCTTTAGGAGATTCTACACAAGAAGCTTATCTGCTCATGATTCATGAGTCATGAACATTAAGACCGATCCAGTGGTAACTTTCATGCCCAACGGCTTCGGGAGTTTAAATTCCTAGTCAGAGTTCACAATATATACAAAACACTATATCCACAATGGCATTCTCAAACTTAACAACCCCCATTTGACATGAAAGGGCAGGAGAAATGATCATTACCTGCCAAAAGCAGAAGAAGACGATCCCTTTGATGCACAAGAATTTAGTGAGCGGTTTGTGTGGTGCCAGCTCTTTAGCAAACACATGGTAGAAGGCGATGAGAGAATACAAAGCCAGTGACACTGAAATGTTCAGAATTATTGTGAATGTCCAGCTAACCCAGCTGGGATATACACCAAGAAGTTGAAGAGTTATCATCAAGATGGAGCACACAGGGCGAATCACAACAAATTGCCATGTCCAGTACTTGAGAAGCTTCAAAGTATGATGGTTCAGACGAACAGTGCGAGGCTGCGTTGTTCGATAGATACAAGTCAACATATACCTCAGTTAGTGAAGGTTAACAAAACTAAGGTAACTACAAATAAATCCAAGGAAAATTAGCTATACACGTGCatttgcaaacactacaactggAAGATGGTGGAAAGACTAAGAATTTGGATATACTGCTAAAGATCTTTCTATTGTTCCCATCCCAAAGAGAATATGAGTTCGTTAGGCATAAAATTGAAGTCGTGGTATCAGAAAACATTCTCAATTATCATTAGTTAAATTAACTAAAACAACGAGAATCCGAGAAGAAAATTCGTTTACCATAAAAAGAGTCATGGGAAATGAATGGTGAATCTCCCGTCCTTTGATTTCATCTGGCACGAtgtttttacttatggatatGTTCAAGTAGCTGTACAGCAAAGCCAAAAACTTGGCTATTACCTGCACATGTATGAtgaactcaagaaactcagcaCCAATAATATGCTAACACAACCTCAAATCTTACTTTTTTCTTCGTTATACAAGATGAACAACTACATCTCCCAATGTCGAAATATTACCAAAGCCTCGTAGCATTCTTTAATCGAATCCAAGACCGTGAACGAAACTTTGCTTCCCTGGTAATCCAACAAGCCCACAAAGGAATCAATGGCATATAAGGGGGCCATAAGTATGATGATTATGATGGCCCTTTGCTCCTTTGGCTTATTCCAGCAGAAAAAATGCTCTGAGAGAAGCTGTAGTGAGAAATGCGTTGTAACCATCATACAGAAAGTGGAACCCAGAAGAACAAGTTGTGCAGGATTTGCCATTTTTCTCTGGTTTTTGGGTCTTTAACCACAAAATTGCTGATTCAAGAAGCACCTGCAAAAGGATTCGGATTCAAGAAAAGCACAAAATCCATTTcacaaatcacaaaacccaattcGAAAATCATAAACTTGTGACGACCCAAgtgagaaaattttcaaaattttcagaatCCCAAATTTAATCAGGCGACAAAGAGACAGTCCAACACATAGCacaaaacatataaaaaaagTAAGCTAAGTCAACTGTGAAGTAATGCCAAAGGTAGAAGAATGAATGGACTGACTGGCTGTTTGGTTGCAGAGAAAAACGCTTGCTTCTTCCGCTGCGAAATTTTCTAGCGTTTCTGGAGAGCTATGAGAAAATACGCGACTGGTTTGTTGGTAGGTCGGACTGAGATTATTGGGTGCTGAGAGATGGAAGCGATTGGAGCTCTTTGCACTTCCAACGACTGCAGAAATATAGCTGAAGAAACGAGATGGCACATTTAAATTACAGTTATAAATCTATAACATACGTTTAGACCTCAATCAGCGGGGATAGCTCAGTTGGGAGAGCGTCAGACTGAAGATCTGAAGGTCAGGTGTTCGATCCACCTTCACCGCATTTTGGTCTTCTTTTTAAGTCCATTTctgctttttatttttccaaCTACCATTTTTAtatattcattttaatttttttaatattagagataaattaaaatctattaatgtcatgcatcttttgtttgtatttttgaattcattttaatttttttaatattagagaTAAATGAAAATCtgtcaatgtcatgcatcttttgtttttatttttgaattttgaatatttaaaatttagttGATTTTCGATCTGTtatcttttgacaaaaaactaatatagtattataACAATGTAAATAGTGTGCAAAGGGCATTAGATCTTCATGAAGGATGTAGaagtagttgatgaagtcgtcttGTTTAGCCAGCAAAAATATATAACTCCTTTTGAAATTCAATGTTATGTCTTCATCATGGTCTCCAAAATTGATTGTATCTCATAATCAAGTCCGTAACTAAATAGAAAATACTACCATAATCAACATGGTTATCAAATCCTTCTGCTTGCAAACACTGTGTCATGCCCAGGGCtcgtaagaccatctccaaccgaaggaggGCCAGaaggctcgttttagccttctGGCCcgccaagaaattaatattttaatgaacagtgcaaagccatatttcttaccatctccaaccgagggccaaaggactcgttttagccctgtcacaaaaaaccgtcttcaACCAaggaccaaacataatttattatttaaatttaaaaattacaacaacttaaatttaaaaactacaactaaaatttaaaaaatacttatatatttcaagtcaaatgtgagaggttttatttagagtattaaaaaaagaaggaagTGGGTGGGAGAGTCGCACATCAAATGTGGGAGAggaagtataaaaaaaaaaggaagttggTGGGAGTCCCACATCAGCTGTGGGAGGGATTTGAGCAAGCTCTAAAGCCTATAAAACGAACACCTGAACATACTTTGTGGgccattaattaaatatttttaaaaaaatttggcccaaaaaaaaaattattcaaataaCGGTAACTGACATCAGCTAGCCATTGGTTTCAAATTTATGGCCCGGCCCGAAGTCAgccggttggccctttggcccttttttgTCCAATGGGGTCCACAAaccctttggcctagccctcagtTGAAAATGATTTTTGGACTATTCtaggccctttggccctttggacccttcagttggagatggtctaaattTCCGAAAGTAGGACAGAAGGCTCTCATTTAGAGGTGCACATTTTGCAAATGAGTGGTTATTTGGCAAGAAAATATGGAGGCAGTAGCAAAGCCGCTAAATTTGCTAGTATCATTAGCGAGACGTGTCGATTAGACAATCATTCTTGCACATGATTGCACGTATTCATAGATTATTCGACGATTTCTGTATAGATATATCTTCGACGAATTGAacagttttcaaaattttaagtaAAGAATGAAAATGCTTCAACAAATGTAAAATTTTCACTTATCGCTCGGGCATTGTCAGTCAATTGATATAACGAGAGACAAAAATCAATGCACAATATAAAGGCCAAAATTGTTACATTTAACTAATTTCCAAGGTACCCTTTCTTCAAGCTAAAAGTAACTGATTTTCTTGCACCGATCCAAATCAAAGAAACCATATGGAGAAGAAACTAATTT encodes the following:
- the LOC126615105 gene encoding uncharacterized protein LOC126615105; protein product: MANPAQLVLLGSTFCMMVTTHFSLQLLSEHFFCWNKPKEQRAIIIIILMAPLYAIDSFVGLLDYQGSKVSFTVLDSIKECYEALVIAKFLALLYSYLNISISKNIVPDEIKGREIHHSFPMTLFMPRTVRLNHHTLKLLKYWTWQFVVIRPVCSILMITLQLLGVYPSWVSWTFTIILNISVSLALYSLIAFYHVFAKELAPHKPLTKFLCIKGIVFFCFWQGIVLDILAALKIIRSHHIWLDVEHIEEALQNILVCVEMVFFSVVQKYAYSAEPYRDAEISTKAYDRKKD